A section of the Orenia marismortui DSM 5156 genome encodes:
- a CDS encoding damage-control phosphatase ARMT1 family protein, with protein MELRLDCLPCIFRQTLEGSRMATEDEALIREILNEYAQLIPKLDSKEKAPAIVGKVHQIIKEKTGVADPYQKFKEEHMKLALNLYPKVKKIIKDATDSLQGALIMAATGNSIDAGLFSKVNIKDQIEDALENGFVQSDFELFKEKLKSEAKVLIIGDNAGEAIFDKLLIKELNKFGVEITYATREVPVLNDVSIKEAKEIGLDQISKLISSGCKTPGTILNNTTQEFRLAYQQADIIISKGQGNLEGLSSVSAPIFFLLKAKCNLVARILDVNEGDLVFRFKKQKERLD; from the coding sequence ATGGAGTTAAGATTGGATTGCTTACCTTGTATTTTTAGACAAACCTTAGAAGGAAGTAGAATGGCAACAGAAGATGAAGCTCTAATTAGAGAAATTTTGAATGAATATGCCCAACTAATACCTAAGCTTGATTCTAAGGAGAAAGCACCTGCTATTGTGGGGAAGGTACATCAGATTATTAAGGAGAAGACTGGGGTAGCTGATCCATATCAGAAATTTAAAGAAGAACATATGAAACTAGCTTTAAACTTATATCCTAAAGTAAAGAAAATAATTAAAGATGCTACAGATTCTTTGCAAGGAGCTTTAATTATGGCTGCTACAGGTAATTCTATTGATGCTGGGCTTTTTTCTAAGGTTAATATCAAAGATCAGATTGAAGATGCCTTAGAAAATGGATTTGTTCAAAGTGATTTTGAATTATTCAAAGAAAAATTAAAGTCTGAGGCTAAGGTCTTAATTATTGGCGATAATGCTGGGGAAGCTATCTTTGATAAATTATTAATAAAGGAGTTAAATAAGTTTGGGGTTGAGATTACTTATGCTACTCGAGAAGTACCTGTTTTAAATGATGTAAGCATTAAAGAAGCCAAAGAGATTGGTCTTGATCAGATAAGTAAATTAATATCTAGTGGTTGTAAAACACCAGGTACAATACTTAATAATACTACTCAAGAATTTAGGTTAGCTTATCAACAAGCAGATATAATAATTAGTAAAGGTCAAGGAAATTTAGAAGGATTATCATCAGTTTCAGCACCTATCTTCTTCTTATTAAAAGCAAAATGTAATTTGGTTGCTCGAATACTAGATGTTAATGAAGGGGATTTAGTATTTAGATTTAAAAAGCAAAAGGAGCGATTAGATTGA
- a CDS encoding MBL fold metallo-hydrolase: MSSESIKVKILVENRVAKENLLAEHGLSFLISYQGKNYLFDTGQGLALMHNIKALGIEVSDIDGVILSHGHYDHGNGLKDILTLNPELEVYAHPESFRVKYSKKGDDLVLRGLNINREEIKNFNSIEEATEIVEGLWLTGEIKRRNNREIISKSFRKEFLGKVEQDDFSDEQAVFIETDRGLVVLLACTHAGVINTLEQIKRVTNGQKIHAILGGMHLINVSQKRINEIVDYLDHLDFELIVPLHCTGFKAMKAMTEKFRDKVKVGQVGKEFIF, translated from the coding sequence TTGAGTTCAGAGAGTATCAAGGTTAAGATTTTAGTAGAGAATAGGGTAGCAAAAGAGAATTTATTAGCTGAACACGGACTTTCCTTTTTAATTAGTTATCAAGGGAAAAATTATTTATTTGATACAGGTCAAGGTTTAGCTTTAATGCATAACATCAAGGCTTTAGGTATTGAAGTTTCTGATATAGATGGGGTTATATTAAGTCATGGTCATTATGATCATGGAAATGGATTAAAAGATATTTTAACTTTAAATCCTGAACTTGAAGTTTATGCTCATCCAGAATCATTTAGGGTTAAATACTCCAAAAAGGGAGATGATTTAGTCTTACGAGGTTTAAATATAAACAGAGAAGAGATTAAAAATTTTAATTCTATTGAAGAGGCTACAGAGATTGTTGAAGGATTATGGTTAACTGGTGAGATTAAAAGAAGAAATAATAGAGAAATAATTTCTAAAAGTTTTAGAAAAGAGTTCTTAGGAAAGGTTGAACAGGATGACTTTAGTGATGAGCAGGCAGTATTTATTGAAACTGATCGGGGTTTAGTAGTTTTATTAGCTTGTACCCATGCTGGAGTAATTAATACTTTAGAGCAGATTAAAAGAGTTACTAATGGTCAAAAGATTCATGCTATTCTTGGTGGGATGCATTTAATTAATGTTAGTCAAAAGCGAATTAATGAGATTGTTGACTATTTAGATCACTTAGATTTTGAATTGATTGTACCTTTACATTGTACTGGATTTAAAGCTATGAAGGCAATGACTGAGAAGTTTAGGGATAAAGTGAAAGTAGGACAAGTTGGGAAAGAATTTATCTTTTAA
- a CDS encoding flavin reductase family protein, giving the protein MKKELETLKNCIQPRPNLIVSCRDQKGKDNALAVAYAGNCSYDPPMLMVGIVPSRYSYSIVKETGVFVVNLVPKELEKEYYYLGSHSGRDENKIKNLNLEVKDGIEVNVPLLVDFPVNIECRVVDSILTGSHEMFIGKVERVHVAEELFDDERKVDLSKIKLL; this is encoded by the coding sequence ATGAAAAAAGAGTTAGAAACTTTGAAGAATTGTATACAGCCTAGACCTAATTTAATAGTATCTTGTCGTGATCAAAAAGGAAAAGATAATGCTTTAGCTGTAGCATATGCAGGTAATTGTAGTTATGATCCACCAATGCTTATGGTGGGGATTGTTCCTTCCCGTTACTCTTATAGTATAGTTAAGGAAACAGGAGTTTTTGTAGTTAATTTGGTTCCCAAAGAGTTAGAAAAAGAATATTATTATCTAGGTAGTCATAGTGGTAGAGATGAGAATAAAATTAAAAATTTGAATTTAGAAGTGAAAGATGGAATAGAGGTTAATGTTCCACTTTTAGTTGATTTTCCTGTTAATATTGAATGTAGAGTAGTAGATTCTATCTTGACTGGATCTCATGAAATGTTTATTGGCAAAGTGGAGAGGGTTCATGTAGCTGAAGAATTGTTTGATGATGAAAGGAAAGTAGATTTGTCTAAAATTAAATTGTTATAA